From the Halichoerus grypus chromosome 3, mHalGry1.hap1.1, whole genome shotgun sequence genome, one window contains:
- the HNRNPDL gene encoding heterogeneous nuclear ribonucleoprotein D-like: protein MEVPPRLSHVPPPLFPSAPATLASRSLSHWRPRPPRQLAPLLPSLAPSSARQGARRAQRHVTAQQPSRLAGGAAIKGGRRRRPDLFRRHFKSSSIQRSAAAAAATRTARQHHTADNSATMEDMNEYSNIEEFAEGSKINASKNQQDDGKMFIGGLSWDTSKKDLTEYLSRFGEVVDCTIKTDPVTGRSRGFGFVLFKDAASVDKVLELKEHKLDGKLIDPKRAKALKGKEPPKKVFVGGLSPDTSEEQIKEYFGAFGEIENIELPMDTKTNERRGFCFITYTDEEPVKKLLESRYHQIGSGKCEIKVAQPKEVYRQQQQQQKGGRGAAAGGRGGTRGRGRGQGQNWNQGFNNYYDQGYGNYNSAYGGDQNYSGYGGYDYTGYNYGNYGYGQGYADYSGQQSTYGKASRGGGNHQNNYQPY from the exons ATGGAGGTCCCGCCCCGGCTTTCCCATGTGCCGCCGCCATTGTTCCCCTCCGCTCCCGCTACTTTAGCCTCCCGCAGCCTTTCCCATTGGCGGCCGCGGCCGCCGCGGCAGCTCGCCCCGCTCCTCCCTTCGCTCGCTCCCAGCTCCGCCCGGCAGGGGGCGCGCCGGGCCCAGCGCCACGTCACCGCCCAGCAGCCCTCCCGATTGGCGGGCGGGGCGGCTATAAAGGGAGGGCGCAGGCGGCGCCCGGATCTCTTCCGCCGCCATTTTAAATCCAGCTCCATACAACGctccgccgccgctgctgccgcgACCCGGACTGCGCGCCAGCACCACACGGCCGACAACTCCGCCACCATGGAGGACATGAACGAGTACAGCAACATAGAGGAATTCGCAGAGGGATCCAAGATCAACGCGAGCAAGAATCAGCAGGATGACGG TAAAATGTTTATTGGAGGCTTGAGCTGGGATACAAGCAAGAAAGATCTGACTGAATATTTGTCTCGATTTGGGGAAGTTGTAGACTGTACAATTAAAACAGATCCAGTAACTGGAAGATCAAGAGGATTTGGATTTGTGCTTTTCAAAGATGCTGCTAGTGTTGATAAG GTTTTGGAACTGAAAGAACACAAATTGGATGGCAAATTGATAGACCCCAAAAGGGCCAAAGCTTTAAAAGGGAAAGAACCTCCCAAAAAGGTCTTTGTGGGTGGATTGAGCCCAGATACTTCTGAAGaacaaattaaagaatattttggagCCTTTGGAGAG ATTGAAAATATTGAACTTCCCATGgatacaaaaacaaatgaaagaagaggattttgtTTTATCACATACACAGACGAAGAGCCAGTAAAGAAATTATTAGAAAGCAGATATCATCAAATTGGTTCTGGGAAG TGTGAAATCAAAGTTGCACAACCCAAAGAGGTATACAggcagcaacagcaacaacaaaaaggaggaagaggtgcTGCAGCTGGTGGACGAGGTGGTACTAGGGGTCGTGGTCGAG GTCAGGGCCAAAACTGGAACCAAGGATTTAATAACTATTATGATCAAGGATATGGAAATTACAATAGTGCCTATGGTGGTGATCAAAACTATAGTGGCTATGGCGGCTATGATTATACTGGGTATAACTATGGGAACTATGGATATGGACAGGGATATGCAGACTACAGTG GCCAACAGAGCACTTATGGCAAGGCGTCTCGAGGGGGTGGCAATCACCAAAACAATTACCAGCCATACTAA